Proteins encoded in a region of the Puntigrus tetrazona isolate hp1 chromosome 12, ASM1883169v1, whole genome shotgun sequence genome:
- the josd1 gene encoding josephin-1 isoform X2, translating into MGSTPCSGKGRGVGGFQELGCMPWKVSKQKGETVVGRGSELEDRPYAGTPPTSSQPTAIYHEKQHRELCALHALNNVFQDGAAFSRDALQDIYQRLSPSTLVTPHKKNMLGNGNYDVNVIMAALQTRGFEAVWWDKRRDVGCIALPNVTGFILNVPSNLRWGPLRLPLKRQHWIGVREVGGVYYNLDSKLRSPHAIGTADELRKFLRHQLRGKNCELLLVVSEEVEVHQTWRSDN; encoded by the exons ATGGGGAGTACTCCATGTTCTGGTAAGGGGAGGGGGGTCGGGGGGTTTCAGGAGCTGGGCTGTATGCCATGGAAGGTCAGCAAGCAGAAAGGAGAAACCGTCGTTGGACGGGGGTCCGAGCTGGAGGACAGGCCGTATGCTGGAACGCCCCCCACCTCGTCACAACCTACCGCCATTTATCACGAAAAGCAGCATCGGGAGCTGTGCGCTCTGCACGCCCTAAACAATGTCTTCCAGGACGGAGCGGCCTTCAGTCGTGATGCACTTCAGGACATCTACCAGAG gctgtCCCCTAGCACTTTGGTAACGCCCCACAAGAAAAACATGCTGGGAAATGGCAACTACGATGTGAACGTCATCATGGCTGCATTGCAGACACGTGGGTTTGAGGCTGTTTGGTGGGACAAGAGAAG GGATGTTGGCTGCATTGCACTGCCGAACGTCACAGGATTCATCTTGAATGTGCCATCCAATCTGCGCTGGGGGCCGCTGCGACTGCCCCTCAAGCGCCAACACTGGATTGGAGTTCGAGAAGTGGGAGGAGTCTATTATAACCTAGACTCCAAACTCCGCAGTCCTCATGCTATCGGAACAGCTGATGAACTGAG GAAGTTTTTGCGTCACCAGCTTCGAGGGAAGAACTGTGAACTCCTATTGGTTGTGTCAGAGGAGGTGGAAGTCCACCAGACGTGGAGGTCTGATAACTGA
- the josd1 gene encoding josephin-1 isoform X1, translating to MGSTPCSGKGRGVGGFQELGCMPWKVSKQKGETVVGRGSELEDRPYAGTPPTSSQPTAIYHEKQHRELCALHALNNVFQDGAAFSRDALQDIYQRLSPSTLVTPHKKNMLGNGNYDVNVIMAALQTRGFEAVWWDKRRDVGCIALPNVTGFILNVPSNLRWGPLRLPLKRQHWIGVREVGGVYYNLDSKLRSPHAIGTADELSFEGRTVNSYWLCQRRWKSTRRGGLITDECFGSFFVVVVVVILFLFWRFLKFMLRREM from the exons ATGGGGAGTACTCCATGTTCTGGTAAGGGGAGGGGGGTCGGGGGGTTTCAGGAGCTGGGCTGTATGCCATGGAAGGTCAGCAAGCAGAAAGGAGAAACCGTCGTTGGACGGGGGTCCGAGCTGGAGGACAGGCCGTATGCTGGAACGCCCCCCACCTCGTCACAACCTACCGCCATTTATCACGAAAAGCAGCATCGGGAGCTGTGCGCTCTGCACGCCCTAAACAATGTCTTCCAGGACGGAGCGGCCTTCAGTCGTGATGCACTTCAGGACATCTACCAGAG gctgtCCCCTAGCACTTTGGTAACGCCCCACAAGAAAAACATGCTGGGAAATGGCAACTACGATGTGAACGTCATCATGGCTGCATTGCAGACACGTGGGTTTGAGGCTGTTTGGTGGGACAAGAGAAG GGATGTTGGCTGCATTGCACTGCCGAACGTCACAGGATTCATCTTGAATGTGCCATCCAATCTGCGCTGGGGGCCGCTGCGACTGCCCCTCAAGCGCCAACACTGGATTGGAGTTCGAGAAGTGGGAGGAGTCTATTATAACCTAGACTCCAAACTCCGCAGTCCTCATGCTATCGGAACAGCTGATGAACTGAG CTTCGAGGGAAGAACTGTGAACTCCTATTGGTTGTGTCAGAGGAGGTGGAAGTCCACCAGACGTGGAGGTCTGATAACTGATGaatgttttggatcattttttgttgttgttgttgttgttattttgtttttgttttggaggTTTCTCAAATTCATGCTCAGGAGGGAAATGTGA
- the cbx7b gene encoding chromobox protein homolog 7, with amino-acid sequence MELSAIGEQVFAVESIIKKRVRKGHVEYLLKWKGWPPKYSTWEPEEHILDPRLVLAYEEKEQRERSVRWRKRGPKPKRLFMQRNIYAMDLRSAHKDTGNTSAHLPLSLDPRFQSTGACIYRQLTHHKKKKKASRETSEEEWDRREDDDDDDDDDDDDYDDDDEGVMEEEEEEEEEDTRQGGTKTGSNTLNKRVRRGCWTQSTGSDAMTISPLPEDWSPVMGPEEVIVTDITINSLTVTFREALVARGFFRSWEMEI; translated from the exons ATGGAACTGTCGGCAATCGGCGAGCAAGTGTTCGCCGTGGAATCAATCATAAAGAAAAGAGTTAGAAAG GGTCATGTCGAATATTTATTGAAGTGGAAGGGGTGGCCTCCCAa GTACAGCACATGGGAGCCAGAGGAGCACATTCTTGACCCTCGACTGGTTTTAGCATACGAGGAAAA agaacagagagaaaggTCGGTGAGGTGGCGTAAAAGAGGCCCAAAACCGAAAAGACTCTTCATGCAG AGAAACATTTACGCAATGGATCTACGCAGCGCACACAAAGATACGGGGAACACTTCGGCACATCTGCCGCTATCGCTTGACCCAAGGTTCCAGTCCACAGGGGCTTGTATATATCGACAATTAACCCACcacaagaaaaagaagaaagcatcCAGAGAGACCTCTGAGGAAGAATGGGACAGAAGagaagatgatgatgacgacgacgatgatgatgatgatgattacgACGATGATGATGAGGGGGTTatggaagaggaggaggaagaagaagaagaggacaCAAGACAAGGAGGAACTAAAACTGGCAGCAACACTTTAAACA AGCGTGTCAGGAGAGGTTGCTGGACTCAATCCACTGGATCAGACGCAATGACTATTTCTCCCTTACCTGAAGACTGGAGTCCAGTTATGGGCCCAGAGGAGGTCATTGTGACAGATATCACCATCAACTCACTGACTGTGACTTTTAGAGAGGCCTTGGTAGCAAGGGGGTTCTTCAGGAGCTGGGAGATGGAGATCTGA